A single genomic interval of Gossypium raimondii isolate GPD5lz chromosome 11, ASM2569854v1, whole genome shotgun sequence harbors:
- the LOC105803039 gene encoding cullin-1, translated as MERKTIELDQGWDYMHKGIKKLRRILEGLPEPPFTSEEYMMLYTTIYNMCTQKPPYDYSQQLYDKYREAFEEYITSTVLPSLREKHDEFMLRELVKRWGNHKVMVRWLSRFFHYLDRYFIARRSLPALNEVGLTCFRDLVYQEVCAKVKDAVIALIDKEREGDQIDRALLKNVLDIFVEIGMGQMDRYENDFEEDLLQDTSAYYSRKASSWIEEDSCPEYMLKSEECLRKERERVSHYLHSSSETKLLEKVQHELLVTYANRLLEKEHSGCRALLRDDKVEDLSRMYRLYCKIPRGLEPVANVFKQHVTAEGTALVQQAEDAASNAPGVQEQVLIRKIIKLHDKYMAYVTDCFQNHTLFHKALKEAFEVFCNKTVTGSSSAELLATFCDNILKKGGSEKLSDEAIEETLEKVVKLLAYISDKDLFAEFYRKKLARRLLFDRSANDDHERSILTKLKQQCGGQFTSKMEGMVTDLTLARENQASFEDYLRSNSAAHPGIDLTVTVLTTGFWPSYKSFDLNLPAEMVKCVEVFKGFYETKTKHRKLTWIYSLGTCQINGKFDQKSIELIVSTYQAAVLLLFNSSDRLSYSEIMAQLNLNHDDLVRLLHSLSCAKYKILSKEPNTKTISQSDYFEFNSKFTDKLRRIKVPLPPVDERKKVVEDVDKDRRYAIDAAIVRIMKSRKVLGHQHLVSECVEQLSRMFKPDIKAIKKRIEDLITRDYLERDKENPNTFRYLA; from the exons ATGGAGCGCAAGACTATTGAACTAGATCAGGGATGGGATTATATGCATAAGGGGATCAAAAAGCTAAGGAGGATTTTGGAAGGACTTCCGGAGCCTCCGTTTACCTCAGAAGAATATATGATGCTTTACAC TACCATATACAACATGTGTACCCAAAAGCCGCCTTATGATTATTCTCAGCAGCTCTATGATAAGTACCGAGAGGCATTTGAAGAGTATATTACTTCAACG GTTTTGCCGTCTTTAAGAGAGAAGCATGATGAGTTCATGCTGAGGGAACTTGTTAAAAGATGGGGGAACCATAAAGTAATGGTCAGGTGGCTATCACGCTTCTTCCATTACCTTGATCGCTACTTCATTGCTAGGAGATCACTCCCTGCACTTAATGAAGTTGGTCTGACCTGCTTCCGCGATCTG GTATATCAGGAAGTGTGTGCCAAAGTCAAAGATGCTGTAATTGCCCTT ATTGATAAAGAACGTGAGGGAGATCAGATAGACCGTGCGTTATTGAAGAATGTGTTAGACATTTTTGTTGAGATTGGCATGGGACAAATGGATcgttatgaaaatgattttgaagaagatttGCTTCAAGATACTAGTGCTTACTATTCACGGAAGGCATCGAGCTGGATTGAGGAAGATTCTTGTCCGGAGTACATGTTGAAG TCTGAAGAATGCCTGAGAAAGGAGAGGGAGAGAGTGTCTCATTACCTGCATTCAAGCAGTGAGACAAAATTGTTAGAG AAAGTGCAACATGAGTTGTTGGTCACATATGCAAATCGGCTACTTGAAAAGGAGCATTCAGGATGCAGGGCCTTGCTTAGAGATGACAAG GTGGAGGATCTTTCTAGGATGTACAGGCTTTATTGTAAAATACCTCGAGGCTTGGAGCCCGTTGCTAATGTATTCAAGCAG CATGTCACTGCTGAGGGTACAGCCTTGGTTCAACAGGCAGAAGATGCC GCTTCAAATGCTCCGGGTGTGCAGGAACAG GTCCTTATAAGGAAAATAATCAAGCTGCACGACAAGTATATGGCATATGTGACCGACTGTTTTCAAAACCATACTCTCTTCCACAAG GCTTTGAAGGAGGCTTTTGAGGTATTCTGCAACAAAACTGTTACTGGCAGTTCAAGTGCAGAGCTTTTGGCAACTTTCTGTGATAATATCCTCAAGAAGGGTGGAAGTGAGAAATTAAGTGATGAAGCCATTGAAGAAACACTTGAGAAG GTAGTTAAGCTGCTTGCCTATATTAGTGACAAGGACCTCTTTGCTGAATTTTACAG GAAGAAGCTTGCTCGTCGACTGCTTTTTGACCGCAGTGCTAATGACGATCATGAAAGGAGCATTCTTACCAAGCTAAAGCAGCAATGTGGTGGTCAGTTCACCTCAAAGATGGAGGGCATG GTCACAGATCTGACATTGGCAAGGGAAAACCAAGCCAGCTTTGAGGACTATCTTAGGAGTAACTCAGCTGCACATCCTGGGATTGATTTGACAGTTACTGTTCTCACAACAGGATTCTGGCCAAGTTATAAATCATTTGACCTCAATCTCCCTGCCGAGATG GTCAAGTGTGTGGAAGTTTTCAAAGGGTTctatgaaacaaaaacaaaacacagAAAGCTTACATGGATATACTCACTGGGAACTTGTCAGATTAATGGCAAGTTTGATCAGAAAAGTATTGAACTGATTGTTTCAACTTATCAG GCTGCTGTCCTGCTGCTTTTTAATTCATCTGATCGGCTGAGCTATTCGGAGATCATGGCTCAGTTGAATTTGAACCATGATGACTTGGTCAGATTACTACATTCACTGTCATGTGCCAAGTATAAGATTCTAAGTAAAGAGCCAAACACAAAAACCATCTCCCAGAGCGACTACTTTGAGTTCAACTCTAAGTTTACCGACAAGTTGAGGAGAATTAAG GTTCCTCTCCCTCCAGTGGATGAAAGGAAGAAAGTAGTTGAAGATGTTGATAAAGATAGGCGTTATGCTATTGATGCTGCAATTGTACGCATAATGAAGAGTAGGAAGGTTTTGGGCCACCAACATTTGGTTTCAGAGTGTGTGGAGCAGCTGAGTCGCATGTTCAAG CCTGATATTAAAGCCATAAAGAAACGAATCGAAGATCTCATCACACGAGACTAC